From the Streptomyces sp. Tu 2975 genome, one window contains:
- a CDS encoding dipeptidase, with product MDTPTELLERARELLAAHPVVDGHNDLPWALREHVRYDLDRLDIAADQQGRLHTDIPRLRAGGVGAQFWSVYVRSDMAGDTAVSATLEQIDVVDQLLERYPADLARALSADDMEIARGEGRIASLMGAEGGHSINNSLATLRALYALGVRYMTLTHNDNIAWADSATDEPAVGGLSAFGHEVVREMNRLGMLVDLSHVAETTMRHALATSAAPVIFSHSSARAVCDHPRNIPDEVLALLAANGGVAMATFVPKFILPAAVEWTRAADENMRAHGLHHLDTTPQAMKIHAAFEAANPRPVATAATVADHLDHMREVAGIDHIGIGGDFDGTAFTPAGLDDVAGYPNLVAELLRRGWSDADLAKLTWQNAVRVLRAAEDVAADLRATRGPSVATITELDAL from the coding sequence ATGGACACCCCCACGGAACTCCTCGAGCGGGCCCGCGAACTGCTCGCCGCCCACCCCGTCGTCGACGGTCACAACGACCTTCCCTGGGCGCTGCGGGAACACGTCCGCTACGACCTCGACCGCCTGGACATCGCGGCCGACCAGCAGGGCCGGCTCCACACCGACATCCCCCGGCTGCGCGCCGGCGGGGTCGGCGCGCAGTTCTGGTCCGTCTACGTGCGCAGCGACATGGCCGGCGACACGGCCGTCAGCGCGACACTGGAGCAGATCGACGTCGTCGACCAGCTCCTCGAGCGCTACCCCGCGGACCTCGCCCGCGCACTGAGCGCCGACGACATGGAGATCGCCCGGGGCGAGGGCAGGATCGCCTCGCTCATGGGCGCCGAGGGCGGCCACTCCATCAACAACTCGCTCGCGACGCTGCGCGCCCTGTACGCGCTGGGCGTGCGCTACATGACGCTCACGCACAACGACAACATCGCCTGGGCCGACTCCGCGACCGACGAGCCCGCTGTCGGCGGCCTGTCGGCGTTCGGCCACGAGGTCGTTCGCGAGATGAACCGCCTCGGCATGCTGGTGGACCTGTCGCACGTCGCAGAGACGACGATGCGCCACGCGCTCGCCACGTCCGCGGCGCCGGTGATCTTCTCCCACTCGTCGGCCCGCGCGGTGTGCGACCACCCCCGCAACATCCCCGACGAGGTGCTGGCCCTGCTGGCGGCCAACGGTGGCGTGGCGATGGCGACGTTCGTACCGAAGTTCATCCTGCCCGCGGCCGTCGAGTGGACCCGGGCGGCCGACGAGAACATGCGGGCGCACGGGCTGCACCACCTGGACACCACGCCCCAAGCGATGAAGATCCACGCGGCGTTCGAGGCGGCGAACCCGCGGCCGGTGGCGACCGCCGCCACGGTCGCCGACCACCTCGACCACATGCGGGAGGTCGCCGGCATCGACCACATCGGCATCGGTGGCGACTTCGACGGCACGGCCTTCACCCCGGCCGGCCTGGACGACGTCGCCGGCTACCCGAACCTGGTCGCGGAGCTGCTGCGCCGCGGCTGGTCCGACGCCGACCTGGCGAAGCTCACCTGGCAGAACGCCGTCCGCGTGCTGCGGGCGGCCGAGGACGTGGCCGCCGACCTGCGGGCGACCCGCGGCCCGTCGGTCGCGACGATCACCGAGCTCGACGCGCTCTGA
- a CDS encoding 5-(carboxyamino)imidazole ribonucleotide synthase produces MTFPVVGMVGGGQLARMTHEAGIPLGLKFKLLSDTPQDSAAQVVSDVVVGDYRDLDTLREFARGCDVITFDHEHVPIEHLRALEADGVAVRPGPDALVHAQDKGVMRARLTEIGAPCPRHRIVADPADVTAFAEETGGFPVILKTVRGGYDGKGVWVVRAEKDAEAPFKAGVPVLAEEKVDFRRELAANIVRSPHGQAVAYPVVESQQVDGVCDTVIAPAPDLDAELAGQAQELALRIAKELGVVGHLAVELFETADGRILVNELAMRPHNSGHWTQDGAITSQFANHVRAVLDLPLGDPRPRAPWTVMCNVLGGDYPDMYAAYLHCMARDPQLKIHMYGKDVKPGRKVGHVNTYGDDLADALERARHAAGYLRGTITE; encoded by the coding sequence GTGACGTTCCCGGTAGTCGGCATGGTCGGCGGCGGTCAGCTCGCCCGCATGACCCATGAGGCGGGTATCCCCCTCGGCCTGAAGTTCAAGCTCCTCAGTGACACCCCTCAGGACTCAGCGGCCCAGGTGGTGAGCGATGTCGTCGTCGGCGACTACCGCGACCTGGACACGCTGCGTGAGTTCGCGCGCGGCTGTGACGTGATCACCTTCGACCACGAGCATGTCCCGATCGAGCACCTGCGGGCCCTCGAGGCGGACGGCGTCGCCGTCCGGCCGGGGCCCGACGCGCTGGTGCACGCCCAGGACAAGGGGGTGATGCGCGCGCGGCTCACGGAGATCGGCGCGCCCTGCCCCCGCCACCGCATCGTGGCCGACCCGGCCGATGTGACGGCGTTCGCCGAGGAGACCGGGGGCTTCCCGGTGATCCTCAAGACCGTGCGCGGCGGGTACGACGGCAAAGGCGTCTGGGTGGTCCGCGCGGAGAAGGACGCCGAGGCCCCGTTCAAGGCGGGCGTGCCGGTCCTCGCGGAGGAGAAGGTCGACTTCCGGCGCGAGCTCGCCGCTAACATCGTCCGCTCCCCGCACGGCCAGGCCGTCGCCTATCCGGTCGTCGAGTCGCAGCAGGTCGACGGGGTCTGCGACACCGTGATCGCGCCCGCGCCGGACCTCGACGCGGAGCTGGCCGGCCAGGCGCAGGAGCTCGCCCTGCGGATCGCGAAGGAGCTCGGCGTCGTCGGCCACCTCGCCGTCGAGCTGTTCGAGACCGCCGACGGGCGCATCCTCGTCAACGAGCTCGCCATGCGCCCCCACAACTCCGGCCACTGGACCCAGGACGGCGCGATCACCTCGCAGTTCGCCAACCACGTCCGTGCCGTGCTGGACCTGCCGCTGGGCGATCCCCGTCCCCGTGCCCCGTGGACGGTCATGTGCAACGTTCTGGGCGGTGACTACCCGGACATGTACGCGGCCTATCTGCACTGCATGGCCCGGGACCCCCAGCTCAAGATCCATATGTATGGCAAGGACGTGAAGCCCGGCCGCAAAGTGGGGCACGTCAACACGTACGGCGACGACCTGGCCGACGCCCTGGAGCGCGCCCGCCACGCCGCCGGCTACCTGAGAGGGACGATCACCGAATGA
- the purE gene encoding 5-(carboxyamino)imidazole ribonucleotide mutase translates to MSPVVGIVMGSDSDWPVMEAAAQALDEFEIGYEVDVVSAHRMPREMITYGEQAVGRGLKAIIAGAGGAAHLPGMLASVTPLPVIGVPVPLKYLDGMDSLLSIVQMPAGVPVATVSVGGARNAGLLAARILATQDAELLARMREFQQELNDQATDKGKRLRAKVAGAESFGFGK, encoded by the coding sequence ATGAGCCCGGTCGTTGGCATTGTCATGGGGTCCGACTCGGACTGGCCCGTCATGGAGGCGGCGGCGCAGGCGCTCGACGAGTTCGAGATCGGCTACGAGGTCGACGTCGTCTCGGCGCACCGTATGCCACGCGAGATGATCACGTACGGCGAGCAGGCGGTCGGCCGCGGACTCAAGGCGATCATCGCCGGCGCCGGGGGAGCGGCCCACCTGCCGGGCATGCTGGCCTCGGTCACCCCGCTGCCCGTCATCGGCGTCCCGGTCCCCCTGAAGTACCTCGACGGCATGGACTCGCTGCTGTCCATCGTGCAGATGCCGGCCGGCGTGCCCGTCGCCACCGTCTCGGTCGGCGGCGCGCGGAACGCCGGACTGCTCGCCGCCCGCATCCTCGCCACGCAGGACGCCGAACTGCTGGCCCGCATGCGGGAGTTCCAGCAGGAGCTCAACGACCAGGCCACCGACAAGGGCAAGCGGCTGCGCGCCAAGGTCGCGGGCGCGGAGTCCTTCGGCTTCGGAAAGTAG